TCGGCGCGGGAACGTCATTATTATGAATGAAACTGCGTCACAGGCGCTGAACATTGATCCTAATATAGCTGATGGACAGTCAGTGTTAGATATTTTGGGGATTCGAGATAAATATACGTTGCGTGATTTACTTGAAAATCAAGATGAAATCATCATTGACTTGTCAGATGAGGAACATGATGAGATTTTGAATGCCTATTTCTCTTTAATTCAGCGAGAATCAGGTTTTATCAGTGGATTAGTCTGTGTATTACATGATATTACAGAACAACAGCGAATTGATCGGGAGAGAAGAGAATTTGTTTCTAATGTTTCACATGAGTTGAGAACACCATTGACAAGTGTAAGGAGTTACATCGAGGCATTGAATGATGGAGCGTGGAAAGATCCAGAAGTTGCGCCATCATTTTTGAAAGTTACGCAAGATGAAACACAGCGGATGATAAGAATGATTAATGATCTACTGAGTCTTTCTAGGATGGATTCAGGAACATCCAAACTCGAGTTAGAGCTTGTTAATTTAAATGAGTTGTACAATTATATTTTGGATAGATTTGATATGATGCTGAAATCTGATGATGCGCATGAAGAAGGTAAGAAAAGCTATTCAATCAGGCGAGACTTTACCAAAAGAGAGTTATGGGTTGAAATTGACACTGATAAGTTTATGCAAGTCGTTGATAATATTATAAATAATGCTATTAAGTATTCGCCAGACGGGGGTGTAATCACCTGTCGACTTTTAGAGACTCATAATCATGTTATTTTAAGTATCTCTGACCAAGGACTTGGTATTCCTAAAAAGGATGTTGTTCATATTTTCGATCGATTCTTCCGCGTTGATAAGGCACGTTCACGGGCACAAGGTGGAACGGGACTAGGTCTTGCAATTTCAAAAGAAGTTATTGAAATGCATGGTGGAAGAATTTGGGTTGATAGTATTGAAGGTAAAGGGTCAACTTTCTATATTTCGCTGCCGTATGAAGAATATGAGGGGGAATTGTGGGATGAAGCTTAGAAAAATTCTATTGCATACAGGATTGACAGTTACAATCTTAATTAGTGTCTTTTTCTCTGCACTTATTTGGTTTAATCCCGCAATGCTACAACATGATTCTAAAGAGACGACTGACACAGGAGAAAATACAACAAGTGTTAGTAAAAAAACTTTGAGTGATATTTTTTTACCCTTGCAAGCTACGTATAATGTGAATGATTTACAGTATCAACTTCCAAGTTCTGAGAATTACTTGATAGGTAAAGTTTGGAAAATTATGAAGAAGTGGAATAGTGTTTCGACATCAACAAAAATTTATAAGAACAGTACAGATTACTTAACCTTTTTAAAACAAAATAATGCTATGTTGTTGAATTACAACAGCCCAATAACTGTCAAAGTTTTTAATAAGGTTTTTACACAGAAAATAGAAGGTCTTTCAAAATTTAAATTTAATAGAATTATGATACCCCTAGAAAATGAAAATTATATTTATTTGATGAATGATCAATCAAAAGCAGTTTGTAAAGTTGTTGTTAACAATATGAAGGCAGTAAAGAAGATTAAGACATATTTGAAGAGCAGTAGTATTCAAAATAATAAGTTAGAGATTGATTATTATGTACTTAATAATAGAATAATCAACTTTTATGTTAATTCAGTACAACTCCCTAAGTATAGTTATCTTTACAATAAGACAAACATAAGCTCGTATGTAAGTGAATTATTAAATCCAAGTGGACAAACTTCGATAACAACTAAACTACAAAAAAATAAAACTGTTTACTTAGATGGGTCAGATAATAGGTTAACATTAAACGATACAACGAGTGCAGTACAATATGAGAATTATTCGGCATTGGATTATTATGATGATGCAAACAGTGGCAAAATAAAGACGCAAAAATTGAATTATTATACACATTTAACGGAGAGTTTGAATCAGTTGAATAAAATAGGTGTTGCTCCAGATAACTTACGTTTTGATGAGGTTAATTCTGAAGATGGCACAGTCACATATCGTAGTTATATTGCTGGGTTTCCAATCATTAGCAATGATAATTATGGTACCTACAAAATTAAACTGATGAGTACAGGTGGTAAAGAGTATAATTTTTCATTAAATAGTTTACAGGTTCCTGTACCTGCTAGCCAATATAAACAAAATCTGCCTTCTACGTATACTGTTTTACGAGAATTGGAAAATGCGGGTTATACTTTAAGCAAGATAAAAGATATAAGAGTGGGTTATAAGTGGCAAAAAAATCAATCATCTAATCTTGTTATTGATATGATACCTACTTACTATGTCTATATAGATGGACGATGGAGTGAGCTTGAGGATCTTTTGTCTACAAATTAACTAGAAAGGAAGTGAGGATATGAACTTCAAAAGAATAGAATTGATCTTCTTTATAGCTTTTATAGCGTTGGATATTTTCTTGTTCATATCCTATTCACAAAAAGATGATGCTGTAATTTCGACAACAAAATCGACAAATGAGAATTCACTTTCCTCGGTGTTAAAGAGTATTAAGGGAGATCAGATTACATATGGTGAACTCTCTAATAAAAAAGGAAAGGGTTACTATATTTCGAGTTCTACCAAAAACAATCTTCAAGAAAGCATTAGTTCACTGCAAAATCAAACAGTATCTTATCAGAATCACAAAATCGTAGGAGTATTTGAAGATTCGATAAAAATTAAAAAATCTAGTAGTCCGCAAGACACACTTAATACTGTTGTTAGTGATGAGACAAAAATAGTAGATGGACAAAGCTATAAGTACAATAAAAATCTTTCTACTAAAAACACTGTAGTTTATACACAGATTATTCGTGGAACACCTGTTTATATGCCAAATGGTCAAATCAGATTTACCATAAGAAATGGTTATGTGACAGGATATTCCCAGGGAATACTTGATGATGTAGAGATTTTACAACAGCGACCAATTATCAGTCAGGAAAGGGCAGTTATTTGGTTATACCAATACAATAAATTAATGAATAATAGTTCGGTTGAGTGGGTAAATTTAGGATATACGAAATTACTTACTGTTAATAACAATATTGTATATATTCCAACTTGGGTAATAGGTGTTAAAAGTAACTCGACTGGCAATGTACAATATCGAAGAATAAATGCCTTTTCAGGTGCAATAATGGACGAATCGGATAGTATAAATTAAAATGAAGAGAGAGTTTAAAAGATAGAAGGAATAGGAGTATGGATTTAGTGACCCAAGAAAAAGATGATATGAAAATAAGTGTTTTGGCCAGTGGAAGTAGTGGGAATGTCACTTATATCGAAACTCCAAAACGAAAAATTTTAGTTGATGCTGGATTGAGTGGGAAAAAGATTGCTAATTTAATGGCATCAATTGGGAGAAATATCGCTGATGTTGATAGTTTGCTTGTTACGCATGAGCATACGGATCATTGTAAGGGGGTTGGGATCCTAGCAAGAAAGTATAACTTAAACGTATATGCTAACAAAGGTACATGGGATGCAATGGCTAGTAAAATCGGAAAGATACCTACCGAACAAAAACATTTGTTTGGGATGGGTGAGACAAAATCTTTTGTTGACCTTGATGTAGAGAGTTTTGGTGTGTCTCATGATGCTGCCGAACCACAATTTTATCAATTTCATCATAATGGACATTCATTTGTAATACTGACCGATACAGGATACGTTTCAGAACGTACTGAGGGCATTATCAAGAATGCTGATGGTTATTTAATTGAATGTAATCATGATACGGAGATGCTGCGTATGGGTGCCTATCCATGGTCTTTGAAACAACGAATTTTAAGTGATCGTGGTCATCTATCAAATGATGACGGGGCATCGGCATTGATAGATATACTTGGCAATCGAACTAAACAAATTTATTTGGGACACTTGAGTAAGGATAATAATGTAAAAGAACTAGCGCATCTGACTGTAGAAACCGCGATGAAACAACAGGACTTGGGTGTAAATGAAGATTTTGGAATTTATGATACAGATCCAG
Above is a window of Liquorilactobacillus hordei DSM 19519 DNA encoding:
- a CDS encoding two-component system regulatory protein YycI, which codes for MNFKRIELIFFIAFIALDIFLFISYSQKDDAVISTTKSTNENSLSSVLKSIKGDQITYGELSNKKGKGYYISSSTKNNLQESISSLQNQTVSYQNHKIVGVFEDSIKIKKSSSPQDTLNTVVSDETKIVDGQSYKYNKNLSTKNTVVYTQIIRGTPVYMPNGQIRFTIRNGYVTGYSQGILDDVEILQQRPIISQERAVIWLYQYNKLMNNSSVEWVNLGYTKLLTVNNNIVYIPTWVIGVKSNSTGNVQYRRINAFSGAIMDESDSIN
- the walK gene encoding cell wall metabolism sensor histidine kinase WalK; protein product: MNKKLHFFQSIHFKIALVFALLLLITFQIVGAYFVQQLKKDNLKSFKQQVELSSYIDSSLIGNLSRGNTTKANTNIKDILEDVDNSNVTKIQVVDTKGTIRGDSDVNSQDLIGQKTTDNDIKQVLYNERSYAKSAYDRTDNKRYYVSITPLFSTTGNTNTLVGAVYLRASLEPVYSSINKVTLIFATAALIATGLGLILAIFISSAITRPIDEMKKQTTRIARGDYSGQVKIYGTDELGQLAQAVNNLSVRVEEAQESSEAERRRLDSVLSHMSDGVLATDRRGNVIIMNETASQALNIDPNIADGQSVLDILGIRDKYTLRDLLENQDEIIIDLSDEEHDEILNAYFSLIQRESGFISGLVCVLHDITEQQRIDRERREFVSNVSHELRTPLTSVRSYIEALNDGAWKDPEVAPSFLKVTQDETQRMIRMINDLLSLSRMDSGTSKLELELVNLNELYNYILDRFDMMLKSDDAHEEGKKSYSIRRDFTKRELWVEIDTDKFMQVVDNIINNAIKYSPDGGVITCRLLETHNHVILSISDQGLGIPKKDVVHIFDRFFRVDKARSRAQGGTGLGLAISKEVIEMHGGRIWVDSIEGKGSTFYISLPYEEYEGELWDEA
- a CDS encoding YycH family regulatory protein, which codes for MKLRKILLHTGLTVTILISVFFSALIWFNPAMLQHDSKETTDTGENTTSVSKKTLSDIFLPLQATYNVNDLQYQLPSSENYLIGKVWKIMKKWNSVSTSTKIYKNSTDYLTFLKQNNAMLLNYNSPITVKVFNKVFTQKIEGLSKFKFNRIMIPLENENYIYLMNDQSKAVCKVVVNNMKAVKKIKTYLKSSSIQNNKLEIDYYVLNNRIINFYVNSVQLPKYSYLYNKTNISSYVSELLNPSGQTSITTKLQKNKTVYLDGSDNRLTLNDTTSAVQYENYSALDYYDDANSGKIKTQKLNYYTHLTESLNQLNKIGVAPDNLRFDEVNSEDGTVTYRSYIAGFPIISNDNYGTYKIKLMSTGGKEYNFSLNSLQVPVPASQYKQNLPSTYTVLRELENAGYTLSKIKDIRVGYKWQKNQSSNLVIDMIPTYYVYIDGRWSELEDLLSTN
- a CDS encoding MBL fold metallo-hydrolase; protein product: MDLVTQEKDDMKISVLASGSSGNVTYIETPKRKILVDAGLSGKKIANLMASIGRNIADVDSLLVTHEHTDHCKGVGILARKYNLNVYANKGTWDAMASKIGKIPTEQKHLFGMGETKSFVDLDVESFGVSHDAAEPQFYQFHHNGHSFVILTDTGYVSERTEGIIKNADGYLIECNHDTEMLRMGAYPWSLKQRILSDRGHLSNDDGASALIDILGNRTKQIYLGHLSKDNNVKELAHLTVETAMKQQDLGVNEDFGIYDTDPEKATKLVII